Part of the Diabrotica virgifera virgifera chromosome 6, PGI_DIABVI_V3a genome, AAGTATAAGGCAAAAATTTAATTGCGATTTGTCATTTTTCATTTGTGGTAGTGTAAGTGAAAATAGTGATACCAGTAAAGTTATTTTAACCCTTTTATTACCCCGTacatttttagatgattttgaaaaggccacaaataaattaaaaagagCAGAAATAACATCTGATCTACAAACTGATCTTGAGGATGATAATACCAGACCCAGAAGAAAGATCCTGAAACGAAAATTTAGTTCGGATGAGGACAGCAACGACCAGGTTTCGCTATTTAAGCCTGGCAAAAAGTCGAAGCAAATTTTACCACGGCCTCCACCTGTGGGAATTAATAAACTCTATACAAATCCAAGAGGTTAGTGATTCTAAGATTTACatcaatattaatattttaaacacaaacacttgtttaacaattttaaacctaaattattattttgtacaTTTGATGATGCCAGCATATTATTGTACAGTGTAGTCCGTAAGAATTTTCAGTgtaaaaaaatagataaaaattaaCTAGTGGTGTGTTATGACACAAGGTACTTTCTCTCAAAGTCTCAAAGCCTCTTAAACTCCATTAACGTTAGCCTATGagtttaataatttgaaaaatagactgtattgatCTACTAAACATAATAGAgattgttttgtttaaatttcattagtttttatgaattttttaaatattttttaattttcaaatgtcTTTAACACCCCGTTAACGTATGTCAGTGGGTTTATTATGTGTGATAAATAGTTTTTCCAAAAAACTAATCAGATCCAGATTTTCACATAGTTGATTTTTGGTCCAAATTTTGTAAAAATCTGTTTAGCAATTTTTGCTAAACCGTTGACGAAAAATTTTTCCACAGACACACATTGAAAATCAATGAAAATCCCGAAGTCGAAATTTTACACCATCACAATACTTCGCTTCGATAATACATATCCTATCTAAGGATAGGATATGTAAAATTGAGGGAAAGTAAAAATTGGTCTGTTGTAGGATTTTCTTCCAAATCATTAATCAGCTAGACAATAATTAATTTATCCATTATGAACCTCACTGATATCATAAAGTATTAAGGgagtaataaataaaattgtagGATCGTCTCAAGAATTGGAATCTGGGACAGATAAGTCTGACCCTGGCATACCTTCTGGCTCTCAATTTATGAAAAGCATATCCACACCAAGGGATAAGTTATCATTTCAGATATCTACACCAAAATCTTCATCGTCTTTTGGTAGGCAAGAAGCAACTGAAATACAAACACCGACTCTGAACGAGTCTCTAAATTTTGATAATAGTCTTCAGGATACAAATGGTAAGTTCTTTTATTTATGGGAGTAATTTTGCACAACACTACCTTATTGATTTGCCAAAAATATTGTTGGTTTAAAGCACACAGTAAAAATTGACTTGAAAAAGCTTCCAATAGTGTAACAAATCATCTAATTTTTATAGTTGTTATTACTGATACTATTAATGTAAATGGTCAAATTGTGTTTTCCCCAAACTTACAATTTTTTATGGGCATAGGTACAACCAACGATATAGGTACACAATGTTAGCATGCATTCATTATAAGTATCAATGaataattgcaaaaaactaaTGGAAAACCTTCTGTACTTTATTCAATGTGTTGTAAATATGTTTTGTTTCTAGGATTGAAGGTTCTACTTAAACATATATTAACAATTAAGGAACAGAACAGAAAAATTCTAAATATTTTGGAGAAATCAAAACCATTTGAAAATTCAGATTTACCTGATGACTTCAAAATAAAATTGCCAATAGAATCCTTACAAGACCTGGAAGAACTAGAGATATATTTGACAGAAGAAGAGAACTTCAACACTTTTGTAAGTTGTATAAATCTTGTACCCAATTgtagaaattaagaaaatttaaattttttgctgaTTTGTTTATAATAGAAAATTATTCCCTTATTAAACTTTATTTgtataaattaaaagaaattagtTGCACCTAaatgtaaaaatactttttttaatttatatttttttagaaatcATACTGTGCCTCAATTTCAAACCTGAAAGATGTTACCCAGAAGAATAATAGGATATTAAGATCTCTTTTGACAGATAATATTGCGAAGCATTTTAATTACTTCGGTAACAACCGGCGGCAAGACAGAGTATCAAATAAGCGACCATTTAATCAACTGCGCTTAAACAAAGTGGTTCTAGGTGAGTCTTATTGtggtttcaatttttttgttttttattaacttGCTTCGATTGTAAACACGGATTGTGAAGAAAATAAGGAAAggtgtttatacagggtgtttcattctaaaatagaCATACTTTAACTACAGATAGGGCATGCCTAGGTGTTTTGCAGAAGGTTCATATTTAATGGGTTGTACTCCTTTAATAACTTGAGGTATAGGgcattttatctattttgcccaGTTTTTTCTTTCCAACTGCCTTGTATAttgttttttaatcttttttggtCTTAATCTTTTTAAATTTCCAAACCCAGATTTAAAAGAAAAGTTAAGAAATTATATTTTGTGTGAATGGGTTGTAATATTATTTGCAAAGAGTGAAAAAACTCATTTTTAGTACAAACAGTTTTAGTCTGTATTGTGTAATTATGTTTCTGAATGAAACAACCcatatattgtatattttttgatacactgaattttatttttattatagatGCGGTAAAACAAGGAACTGACTTTACAACTCATGAAGTTGAGAACGCTATTAAGCGCTGGTTAAAACATGCTCCTAACCGTAACAAGAAAAATTACTAATTTGGaattgttttaattttagttttttatttgattaaacaTGCAAAGGTTTTATAAAGAAACTGTAGGTGAACGCCAAATGTGTAGGAGGGTGGCTAAGGAACTTAAAAATACGATTGAAGGTCTTAATAGTAATTTAAATCAGGCTTCTTCCCTTGTTAGTAAAACAGTAGTACATAGTGATACCGTTTAGTAAGTTTTTAAGGATAAGTATAAAATTTGCAAGATGTTGATGTATAAAATGTAACATCTTTATTTAAAAatagtcaaaaaatttaaaaataaaaatattctcgattatgttcaaaaaaatttaaattttttgactatttaaaaaagtatgttttacacatcaatattttgcaaatattatgaaaaagattattattaaaaagttatatttattaaaaaaaaatacttatttatgaccattcaaatattatttttaaatagccATGGGGATGCGATTCAAGATTTTCAAAAAGATACATTGTCAAGTATGATACATCACTAGATTTGAAATTTTGTGAAGAACAATattgtcacaaaaaaattatctCATTTCCTGTTAAACCGGAAGTAATAATTGAAGCACCGCCAAAAGCTGAATATTTATgtgatttcaaaataatcggTTTATTAACAAAATAGTTATTCACTGTTACCTGATCTCGTCACCAGGTATATCTTAGCCACCCTACCTGCCATTTGCTTTACAAAGTTTcttgtattttatattcacctgtcattttacaaagttttttgtattttatataataaaagttttgacagagtttttgatttctttattatttgacaCAGGTTATGTTTGTTAGAGCAGCAGTTGCTAATCGGAAGACACATGCcctgtttattttttaacttgAAAATGCTAAAAATGAACTGCATGTACATCCAATTGACGACTGAAAGCTGCCATTCGAAGAAACTATACCTGCCATAAATAACTGCCAACGTCTATTGTACGTCTATATAACGTTATCAGTGAGGTATATCTCGTCGTCGATTAAACGTCATAAGTTGACGTCGTTTCAACTATGACATTGTACCGTCGAATTCACGTTGAACCGACCGTTGTTTCGACGTATTTGGACGTCGAGTAGTGACGTACATTCGACGTCTCTTCGACTGACTCTTGCTGCTTGGGTACTGATATAAATTAAGTCAAACTTTCATTTTGAACAGAGTTCATTAATATTGATTTTGTGATCAAGTCAGTgatattgattttaaaaatatgagTTTCAAAGTACCAAAGAGACCATGCGAAGTGAGGAATATGGAGACTTCACTTGATGTCGTAAACAGAATGAAAGGTCGACGAGAACATAGATTCGAGAAGATCTATACAGACCTTGAGGTGCTTGTTCCATATTATCTGAAGAAAATGTTAATAATCGAACGAAGTCTAAGAGACGAGATTCGGTTAAAGAAAAACAAAGTATTGGAAGTAGAGCTAAGACTCCTTACAAAAGAAATATTACGAGAATTTAAAGTATTCCGGAAAAGAGCAAAGAAGGATCAAGTGGTTTCTAGCAAATTATCCACTACTTTAAGAAGAGCGATAAGTTATTATACAACACTAGAAGAGCTTTTATCGATTCTCCCGTGTTATATGATTCCTGTACTATAAGAAAATAGGAAATGGAGGGAACCATCTAAGAGGACCGGAGAAATTACTCTTACCAATTAGTGATAGTTCTGAAGACAAATGtactatattattattaatatactATCAGTGTTTTTGTGATATTTCTAAGTGTATATGGGTGAGTTAATTTGTATACATATTACTATtaagtttattgtttatttgcaaaactcttttttgaaatattctctttttaacgatatttgattttaaatttttataagtaaattatctagttttacttttatttttttgtaacagaattgacaaatatattttgttttataatatttcCAGGCAATATTTTTCAGACAAATCTTACAGtctattttaattattttcttaaaTCCTGTATTATTGCGATATTGGTTTCAAATGTAAATATTAAAtcttttatatacagggtgagtcatgaggaactgtacatactcctacctcgtatagaggctcctatggggaataacaaatgaccataaaagagtgtctgctccccttgtttaataatatacagggcgagtttcgcattttgacagaaatttatattcgtcataatttttgaacggtcagatcgatgtgtctcttattttggtcaatcgttacactattaccacctaatcaactgatttaatcaaactagaaaaaaatcaggtccggctttaaaaaataagttcgtttgggccttagaaaaaatttcacactgtatacgctttttgaaaactctaatatgaattttacaaattagacaaataggcaattaaaatggcatatttatttttttccccacacgattacttaattttttataaaaaaatcaactttgactatgaattaaaagtttggtaaagtaaaccatagatttaaaaaaattaacttttattacaaaaattaatttttttaataaatatttgatttatgttactaCCCGATctactgatttattcaaactagaaaaaaaaatcaggtccggctttaaaaaattagttcgtttgggtcttagaaaaaatttcaccctgtatacgctttttgaaaactctaatataaattttacaaattaggcaaataggcaattaaaatggcatatttatttttttccccacgtgattacttaattttttataaaaaaatcaaatttgactatgaataataattcaaagtttggtaaagtgaaccatagatttaaaaaaaaattacttttattacaaaaattatttttttttaacaaatatttaatttgtgttaacacccaatcaactgatttattcaaactagaaaaaaatcaggcccggatttaaaaaattatttcgttttggtcttagaaaaaatttcaccctgtatacgctttttgaaaactctaatatgaattttacaaattagacaaattggcaattaaaatggcatatttatttctttccccacacgattacttaatttttattaaaaaatcaaattttgtcaaaatcggaattttaacctaaaaatgaaaaaaaagatgaaatcacggtttaactcgctacaacgttccatttaaaatattttgttctgaaatttttacagcacatatctcttaccattgtgaagactatgacaattgttgtagactttcagtcttcttctcgtaaaagttatgaatttttaaaaataaaaggtgcagcttcgtgaattgcaaagttaaatcgcaaaaattaagtgaaacaatttaaaatttatctatttgatcacgtctatgttaaactagagtccaaagagaagtgttatgggagttttaaatctagacgtgttatagaaaaaaaaatggtgaaacttttaattttaagaaaaactttgtttaattttttttatttttatggtaaaattgcgattttgacaaatttgactttttaataaaaaattaagtaatcgtgtggggaaaaaaataaatatgccattttaattgcctatttatctaatttgtaaaattcatattagagttctcaaaaagcgtatacagggtgaaattttttctaagacccaaacgaactaattttttaaagccggacctgatttttttcttgtttgaataaatcagttgattgggtggtaacataaatcaaatatttgtttaaaaaaattaatttttgtaataaaagttaatttttttttaaatctatggttcactttaccaaatttttaattcatagtttttgattttttttataaaaaattaagtaatcatgtggggaaaaaataaatatgtcattttaattgcctatttgtctaatttgtaaaattaatattagagttttcaaaaagcgtatacagggtgaaattttttctaagacccaaacgaactaattttttaaagccggacctgatttttttctagttggAATAAATCatttgattaggtggtaatagtgtaacaatttaccaaaataagagacacatcgatctgacgcatgacggttcaaaaattatgacgaatataaatttctgtcaaaatgcgaaactcgccctgccctgtatattattaaacaatgggagcagacactttttaatggtcatttgttattccccataggggcctctatacgatgtaggagtatgtacagttcctcatgactcaccctgtatataatatttcgttgaataTTTCGTCTACTTTCACATATCTAACAATCTTTTAAACCacttttgtttttataaaattttccatGGATTGtcctatattttaaatttcttcATGATTTATCCTCATCATGCAGCAGTTTCTGTTCATGGTGGAACTTGGGCATCCTCTAAGCTTCTCCGTGTAATCGCTTATGACTTCACTATCCTATTCGTACTTTTAAATCGCTTTGCTTCTATGACTTATGTCTTATGTTATAGTTGTTAATCTTATTGAATAATTATAccattttaatttgaaattataCATTAGTTCTCTTAATTTAACCAGTATTGCTTTATTGCATTCGGTTGCTTTTTAACTTCTGCTACTAAGTTTTGATATATTGTTTTTTCCAAATTCacgtaaaaaaattttcaaattatgttataactaaagactggattatatgcaaaatgcatatgcatatatatgctgcatatttctcatgtttttcataaatgcatatgccttgcatatttggagatttaagagcatataaatgcatattttgatgggaatttactctaccccatttaaaaataaggtatatattagtaacatcaacatccattaaaataaaatgtgaaagtaaatattttgctgttaagctcctttgttgttgtacccataaacataatgggcgttatttatagctgcaggtatcattatccggatatttaagatttatagacttctcagaatttacaaattacctaagtaaataccgattatattttgaataacattacaaatattacctgtactttctgctggtgtcggccaactatgaattattctgggaaaaccaaccaaaacgaaattttaagcattttaagggtaggatagattattttattttatgaatggttagtcttaaatcaatcgccgattattcaacttttgtgattgcaagttattgactatactgtgtaaaaaaatcattttattattattgtgaaaatgcctaaagtagcaagggaaaaatcaagtcttctcagaagttggattggaagtaacaatcatctaaaagttatcgacagtgaaagtatgttttgcaccatttgtgataaaaaggtaagttctccacttcaatagatttttaaacttatcaaacttctttgcacatctatgtgtctgtctattctaaaatgacaaaccgtcccatttcttcaaaaactgttttttaaagttcgcaacggtttggcttatacagagcgaggtgttgagagtggcccaccctgtatactacggtacactgactgtactttattgtttgacgatttcaatttcactttgagaaataaaaaaaaattgggggaggtttaaaaagtttgatcattttaatgtaggtatctatttacgaaaacatctaaaacatcattatcattatattccagattccatgtcaaaagaaattccaagtagttcaacacataaaaacttcacttcaccaaactaagctatcaaaaaatgataataaacctcgccagcagattctacagaacagtttgcagattcagaatacgtcagttgggcaagaaacctttgcaaaggatttatgccatttttttttgaactgcaatatccctctgcacaagttagaacataaatcgtgtcaaaactttttaaaaacttattgcaagattaaagataaaccagctcaaataccaagttcttcaactcttcggaaaaaatatgtcagtgcatgttacaaagatgtgatgacgagtattaaaaatcagttaaaagccgaatatctttggatttccgtcgacgaaacaacggatacaaagggtcgacaaattgcgaatctaattgttggagttcttaacgactctggcgattttaaaaactcatacttaattagtgtaaaatgtttggaaaaaacaaactatgctacaatagctagatttgttaacgaatccctaacaaatttttttttacctgatcaagtaccatttgaaaaaatattattaatgcttagtgatgccgcctcatatatgatgaaagctgcatccaatcttaaaatctttttccctaatttaattcactgtacatgtttggcgcacggcctaaacagagttgcagagaaagttagaattgaatttcccaatgtaaacaccttaataaataatgtaaaaaaagtatttctgaaagcaccactacgtgtacaggtatatagggagatgcttcccgatattcctttaccaccagaaccagtattaaccagatggggaacttggcttaaaagtgctatatttttatctgaacactacgacgacatcaaaagcgttatttcaagttttgatccgacttgtaccgctattgataactgtcaaaatatttttaaagaaaagtctattaaaaatcaattgttgtatataaaatcgaatttcgatatcattgaaagttcaattacaaaattagaggctcaaaatttatgtcttcacaatagtatgtctattgttgattcggttaaacagaaaataacaaatctgaatggggaaattggagtaaaaattaaagataaacttgatgacgttttaaacaaaaatgagggtttcactttattgcgttcaataaataatataatcaattttggaaacttcgatgaaaatattaatatggatccgtctctaatagcaaagtttaaatatgccccaattacatcttgtgacgttgagagatctttttctgcctataaacaaatattaacagatagaagacataatattagtttagaaaatatgaatcaatatatgattatttattgtaacaataaaaatatgtaaatttgttttattgtactctttttataatattagtttagaaaatatgaatcaatattgtaacaataaaaatatgtacatttattttattgtactcttatttatcttgtggtcaaaataaaatattttgccgttttatttgtcacaaaacctgaagttaaaaaaatatattaagaaataataatacaatttggtttaaattcaaacctatttatttatttttattattttttatttatttatgtatttaacgtaaaccataaaattattcatataaaaataagtgcatatataaatgcatatttgcatgttaattgtgcatattcagcttgttttaaaatgcatattgcatgcatattttagatattttttagtgcatattttccagtctctagttaTAACCTTTCTGcgtatatacctatatttttataattactaTGAATTTTGCGTATTTACAATAtagagggtgtttctaaataagtatgaaaaacttgtaaaggggtaattttacatgaaaaaagaatgacagtttgctttataagttTATTTCCATAAATGCTTCATTTACGATAAACgaggtgttaaaatttttcttaaaaacggACAATTTATTTAGTGCActaagaccggttgagatatgcaactgaaatttactgggttttaagaggtagtgaTTGCACATTTTTAGATatcaaattaagaattttgtattcaccattggcgctcATAAGGGTGATGAtctgaaatttttaaagaaaacaaaatagtacgccactaggacattacaaattaaaaatcatttttggaTTCGTCTTtcaatttgtgaaaaaaaatttttgctttttttcaTACAACAcgccgttttcatgcaaaaaataaaatatcttaactcttacaaagtattcgacaaagatgttttattttttgcatgaaaacggcgCGTTGTATAAGAAAAAGGGAAggtagattttttgtcacaaattgaaagaggaattcaaaaataatatttaatttggAATATCACAatggcgtactatttttctctttaaaaaattttactccATTAtccgtatgcgcgctaatggtgaacataaaattcttaattgtatatcaaaaaattcCCAATCACTACCTCTTAACACTCACCAAATTTCAGTAGCATACTCGTaaacgaagaatttgcggacaatatgtttatagaacaaactgtcattattataattattaccccttaaaatttgttttacttaTTTAGAGATACCCTGCACCTGTATTTATTCCCTCTCAATTGAAAGCAAAATTTTCTTTATGTTAATGTACCAacattattataaatttaaatatgaTCAAATAGGTATATTTCTCTATGATGTTATAAATAGataagtatttaaaatatttttaggttAAGTTATTAATTcactatagtccgtcccaccttaaCTTTACAGCATAGGGagcataggcaatgcagtccttatgagagttgtTAGCGCGGTGATGTCGATTTTACCAAACATAATTTGTAATTGAACATTAGAGCGATTAAATTAGAAAGTttagaaagacaatctacaattttaggattcgtatgcgtttaaatttatttgatctacTATAGTtattaatccggtcaacttagacatcaaaatgcttggcaaataacaaaaattgccggagagccaaattttggtggagagctagggtataccataacaaataaagtttaaaaagtccccatcgatcccatgtgtgcgtcaaaagttattaggggtcaaaggtcaaaatttgagattttttggatttttttcgaaaacggtaagatttatcaaaaaaaaccttaaaccaaagttgtagatcttaaaattctctacaaaaatagttcttattatttttttcctaagagttgccatt contains:
- the LOC114324452 gene encoding uncharacterized protein LOC114324452; its protein translation is MYSVIEFKQEEDGGGLSIVNSTWLTPRKTEVRWPPIKDNLQFKKVLRKLEPEIDETWKIYGVQKIFYSTDDFEKATNKLKRAEITSDLQTDLEDDNTRPRRKILKRKFSSDEDSNDQVSLFKPGKKSKQILPRPPPVGINKLYTNPRGSSQELESGTDKSDPGIPSGSQFMKSISTPRDKLSFQISTPKSSSSFGRQEATEIQTPTLNESLNFDNSLQDTNGLKVLLKHILTIKEQNRKILNILEKSKPFENSDLPDDFKIKLPIESLQDLEELEIYLTEEENFNTFKSYCASISNLKDVTQKNNRILRSLLTDNIAKHFNYFGNNRRQDRVSNKRPFNQLRLNKVVLDAVKQGTDFTTHEVENAIKRWLKHAPNRNKKNY